The Cutaneotrichosporon cavernicola HIS019 DNA, chromosome: 5 DNA segment GATTAAATGAAGGAGTGTGCCGTTGTACCGGTCGTGATGGATTGTATATCCGGAACCACCTCGCGAAATACGTCGCGGAGTAAGTTGCAGACAATGCTGAGTTCACGCCGTTTACCTTAAGGTTGCATTCAGCACTGACAGGAGGCGATGAGAAGGTTTGATAGCCCACCGTCGTTGAGGAACCATTTGGAGACGGGTGCCGCGATGTACCTCGGGCGGTTTAGAGAATAAGGAAGAGTCAGAAGAGAGATGCACAGGTACCCTAGATAACGAGGTACAAAATGCGACGAAGGTTCGGCGACTTGATACAAATCCGATTCGGAGAGTGAACCGTAACCTTGTCGGCTCGGTCTCGGTCACACCCAGGGAGCAATGCAGTACGCGTCGCAACTCTCTCTTCCCCACCCCAACGAACAGGGAGATGCGTCAGGAAGCTCAAGCGAATTGACCGGCGATGGGTACAGTAGTTGTGTGGTATCTGATTACACTCGATTCATTTGATGAGCTTTGAAAGTCAAGTTGGGTGCCTTGCGTTCTGGAAATGACATAAGAAGTAGAACATAGTCGTAGTTGAGGAATAGCTTGATTACGAGGCGGTGTTCACTAGGTTGACAACAACCATTTGTCCATGCCAAGTAGGTCAAGTTTGCCCGGACAGCCGTGCTTGTCCAACCTACGGCAGTCCCACTTGATACTCTGGCAATCCGTGGAGGACCAGATACTCTTGGGTGGCCTGACCAGGTGATGAATCGCAGCACCTCAACTACTGTACCAAGTACGGTATAAAGTCTTCTACCCACTCATATGGCTCTGACGCATGACCTTCCACCCCTCAAGCCGGCCGCGTGTTCCAGTCGAAGGGTACACAGACTAGTAAGCTTACTTTACCCAGAAAGAAGATTCCAGGAGAATTTCGCTTTAACCATACTGTACAAAGCTGTGTACAATGGTGCGTAGACAGGGTTCGGCACATTGGGAGACAGCAAACCTTCGTAAACTGAACGTAATTCTGGTACAAGAGTCCTTGGGAATGCTAGCGGCGAGCTCAGTGGGAACCAATGCCCGTGCCTCTGGTAGTGGCAAGGGTTTGAAGGTACAGTAGGAACGGCAACTTGTGCTCGTCGCCCTATGACCATGTCTTTGCGGATCCGAAGACGCTTAACAGCGTTAGAGTTACCAGGCCTATGCGGATAACATCGCAACATAAATCCAGGTCCTTTTGACCATTCGCTGCTGCGCTCGCCATGAAAGGCGATGAGACAGACGGTTTTTCATCTGCAACTAACTTGCTTTCGGGACCGTGCGTTGCCCACTTCTCACGCAGCTGGATTGTCCAGAGCGTTGCAAAGTCAGCTGAGACGTACCGGTTGGCAACCGTTAAGCGAGTGAGGTTgttctcgaggtcgcctGTACTCTGAGACTGCCAGAGTTCAAGCTCCATAGCCTCTGCCGACTATGGTCTCGAACGGACATATAAACCCTCATTCTGGAACGCTCTTTTCCTCATCAACTCATCCTCTCAACTCCAACCAAACCCGCTCAAGCAAACTCACTCAGCAACAATGAAGATCGCCTTCCCGCTCCTCGCtacgctcgcgctcgtgaCCGCCAGTCCCACTCGCCTTGAACAGCGCGCTGACATCTCGACGGGCTTCGATCAGGACGGGGACAATGTCAACGTCCCCATCGCGGTCGATGGCAAGTGCGATGACGGCTGGACCCTGTTCCACGCGAACGACAAAGACCTTTGCTGCCCGCCCGGCAAGCAGTGTGACGGTGAGTTAGGACAAAAACTACGCTAATGGAACAGACGGAGGCGTCCGCGCCCAAGCCAAcgatgacgtcgacgtccagAACAACGCCTGGCTCTGCTATTGGGAGCTCCTCCACTGCGACGCTTACCACTGCCACTACCGGTACCGCTGCTATTGGATCTAAGGAGTCGTGGCATAGGCCAGCCCGTAGCAAATAAGACAAGCAAGAACGTCGGAAGCACTGTTATAGCCAGATTTACTTTGGTTATGCAAGAAGATTGGTTGGAGTAAAAAAAGAAAGAGCTCGAAGTGTTGTTCTTGCAAGATAGACAGTAGATGACCCCATCAACTGGGATCATACTGGAAAATAGAAGACAGACAGAACTTGCTCTCCTCGTTATTGTTGCAGCTCCACTCGGGCTGACAGCGCTCGGCAAGGGGTCTGTTAATGGGGAGGATCCAAGTGGAGGAAAAAAACGCAGAGAATCAGAAGTATTCCACTGCCAGCGGCCCAGAAGGATATGAATATGAATGAGGAGAAATTACTGCTGCTCATCGTTTATCTGCACTGTTTGCATCCAGTTCTGATTTGCGTCTGCCCTATCCGCGACCTACGAATGGCATCGACGGCGCCCTGCAGTCAGCTCTGTCCCTTCCTTGCACTCACATGACTGTCAGCTGCAGCACATCCGCATCAGGTGGCATCGCCGCGATGAACGCAACCGTCTCAGCCACCCGCTCGACGGGCATCATGGGCTCGGCCGCAATTCTCCCATCCGCCTGGGGCACGCCCTTGGCACTCTTGCTGCTGAGATTGGTGAGTGCGTTTCCGATATCGAGCTGCGTCGCCGTGATCCCATACTTGCGTCCATCGAGGGATGTACTCCGTGTCAACCCCAAGATCGCATGCTTAGACACGGTGTAAGCCGTGCTATCgggacgaggagaccacgccgagatcgagccGTTGTTGATGATCCGCCCACCCGGGGGTGTTTGGGCCTTCATGATCTTGATCGCCTCGGCGGTACACAGCACCGCACCCATGACGTTGATGTCGAGCGTCATGCGGAACTTGTCCATGTCattgtcctcgagcgcacTTCCCTTTGTGAGGTTGACGCCGGCGTTCTGCCGTCAGTATCTGCTCTGAAGGATTGTACCCTGGGTGTGGTTCCCTTTTCTGTGAAAGCGTTGGAAGTCTCCGCCCAGCAGGCACGCTTTCTATTCTGGGGCCCACATCCAAAGAGCACTCACGTTGAAAAGTACATCCAGCCGCCCATACTTGTCCTGTATCGTGCGGAAGATTCGACCCacatcctcgtccgagcTCACGTCACCACGCAGCACCTCAGTCACCGTCCCCTCACGACAAAGTGCTGCCGTGGcgttgagctcgtcctcgcgccgGCCCACAAGCGCCAGGACCAATGGCTCGGGATGCGTCGGGCTCGGAAACGCCTTGGAGAGGCCTATGGCGCACGCGCGGCCAATACCAGCCGAAGCGCCcgtgacgaggatgacgcggTTGATACTCATGGGCAATGGAGTGGTGAGAGGTTGGATGTGAATGCAGCAGATGGATCAGATGCATCGTCATCGGGGTTGTCGGGGCCGTtggaagtggaggttcAAGTAAAGGTGGGGTTTGGGACGATCTAGGCTGTGCACATCCAAACAATGCGAATCGTCCTTCCCTCTCTTGGTCGTGGAACTTGAAAGCTTCGAAAGACATCTACGTCAACACTGTTGACGAGGATATGCATAGCGTTACGCTTCTTGACTTCTTGACGTCTCCACCACCGCAACAAGGTAACCACAGGCTTTAAGAAGCATCACGTGACTTGATCTTGTATCATGTTGACTCCTCGCGCCTGTCTTGTTTACACTGATAAATAGATTCCGCTCCCTGTGGCGCCCATCCAACGACCCCAGATACAGACTTGACTTGAACTACAACTTACAttccatctctccatcttTCCGGtcctcccctccatccctcccGTACGCGTCGCATAACCCCTACCCGTTCCTCTTGACCTACCTATACCTATACGTATCCCTGTCGCCATGCCTGTGACGAAGAAGAAAGGCGCCATCTTCCCGATCTACGCCGACACGCCTCCGCGCGCCGGGCCAGCACCGAGAGAGGAACCAGCTCCGCCACGCGATGGACGTCGCGCGCTGGCCAACATCGAGCCTGCGCCAGTTCGACGCAAGACTAGCGCCAGTCCCAGCAGCAAGCGACGCGCTCTTACCCCTCGTTCGCCGACACGCTCTACGCGGACCAAGATGGACGTTTTCGTCGACCCAGATGCCCAGATGGACAGACCTAAGCGGAGTGCACTTGCGTCCAAGCCGCTCATGTCCAAGCCGCTCTCAAAGTCGTCCTCTGGCAAACCTCTGGCGTCAAAGCCTCTTGCATCCAAGTCCCTCtcccagtcccagtcccagtcccagtcACTCAATCCCCAcgcctcctcatcatccttATCCAAGCCTCCCGTAAAGCGGCGCACTCGCACCCCAATGGACAAGGAGAACGCCGTGCTTCCCGATAGCCCCGCCAGCAGGACACGGAGCAAGCTCCGCCTCCCAGATGAGCCAAAGAGCAAGCCCAAAactgcgcgcgcgttcACGGTGTTTACCGATCCCCTGGCGGACGTCAGCGAGGCGTACGGCGCTACTGGAGAAGAGCCCGAGGGGTTCCGTGAGCAGGGAACATCGAGAAAGGCGATCGTGAGTACATGGTCGATCCGATCACTGATTGCAGCGTTCATAGGAGTGGCGCGTTACTTTGCTGtccccgaggccgaggagatcgacTCGTTGACCATGTTGATGTGTATGTCTCAATATCACACAACGGCATAACCTGTCCTCTGTTCTGTCCTTGTCACCGTCTGTACACTAGCATTAGACCTTGGCATTAATATGTGCATGCATGCATTCACGCTCGCATGTGGCTATGCAATGCAATGTAGTCCTAGGCTAGTCATGACTGGTGTACAACTGGCAGGCGAGCACGTCTAAAAGCACCAGAGGTCTATCTAGATGAATACCGCTGCGGAGAATATGAGTGGATAATGGTCACTTcggccctcgaggcgcCGCATCTCAGCGTCTTCAAGTGTGCCGTAATGGAGAACCTGTACCTCGCCCACGA contains these protein-coding regions:
- a CDS encoding uncharacterized protein (Belongs to the short-chain dehydrogenases reductases (SDR) family), which produces MSINRVILVTGASAGIGRACAIGLSKAFPSPTHPEPLVLALVGRREDELNATAALCREGTVTEVLRGDVSSDEDVGRIFRTIQDKYGRLDVLFNNAGVNLTKGSALEDNDMDKFRMTLDINVMGAVLCTAEAIKIMKAQTPPGGRIINNGSISAWSPRPDSTAYTVSKHAILGLTRSTSLDGRKYGITATQLDIGNALTNLSSKSAKGVPQADGRIAAEPMMPVERVAETVAFIAAMPPDADVLQLTVMAPSMPFVGRG